The Cucurbita pepo subsp. pepo cultivar mu-cu-16 chromosome LG18, ASM280686v2, whole genome shotgun sequence nucleotide sequence TTATATCTACTCCTTCGAGATTTAGCCtcatcgctggcacatcgcccggtgttagactctgataccatttgtaactgttaAAGGAACGGTGTtaggctctaatactatttgtaacagttgaAGGAACTCTTTAAATGTGTGcgttttttgttgttgtataGGGATATCTTGGTCTAAGTGGAGCACTGGTAATCCAAGTTTATAACACGATTTGCAATGGAGAACCAAGCAATTTTCTCCTCTTGCTGGCGGTTTTGCCCACACTTCTTTCCATCATGTTCATGTGGTTTATCAGAATTGACAGAACAGAGTCTAAAAACGAGAGGAAGCATTTGGACTCATTGTCAGCGCATGCCGTGATAGTTGCTTTTTACCTAATGGCTGTCATCATTTTGGACAACACTTTCTCCCTTCCATCATCGACTCGTTCCTTCACATTCTCCATACTCCTAATTCTTCTTTCTGCTCCTCTTGGAATCGCAATTAATGCTCGGAGGGAGGACTTAAAAGGGACCGAAAAAACCCATGTTCTTAACAAATCTAAGTCAGTGGATACAGAGGATCTTGTTGAGTATCACGAGTTGCCCAGGGACGATGGCCAGATAATGGCTGTTGCAAGCTCTAGTACCCCACAAGCCATGAATGTGTTGGAAGCTTTATGCACTATAAACTTCTGGCTGTTGTTTACAGCCATGGTGTGTGGAATGGGTTCTGGATTAGCCACAATAAACAACATGACACAGCTTGGCCAGTCTCTTGGCTACACAGTAACAGAGACGAAGACATTTGTTTCCTTATGGAGTATATGGAACTTTCTTGGACGTTTTGGAGCTGGTTACGCCTCTGATTATCTTCTCCACTCATACGGCTGTGCCAGGCCATTGTTAATGGCAATCACTCTACTCATAATGAGCGGTGGGCACCTCGTGATCGCCTCAAGTTTCTCTGGAAATCTTTACGTGGGTTCAACTCTTGTTGGCATATGCTACGGCTCACAGTGGTCGCTCATGCCCTCAATTACTTCGGACATATTTGGGATAGAGCATATGGGGACTATTTTCAACGCCATAGCCACAGCCAGCCCTCTGGGGTCGTACGTTTTTTCTGTTAAAGTGATCGGTTACATCTACGACAGGGAAGCTGCCGGAGAACATGGGTCCTGCTCTGGCACACACTGTTTTGCGGTGTCTTTTCTAGTCATGGCCGTCGTGGCTTTCGTGGGATTTCTGGTAGCTGCTGCTCTCTTCTTTCGAACCAGGAGATTTTACGCTTTGCAAAGTAGAGCCGAACGTCTCAGTTGAAGTTACCAGAGAGAATGAGGATCACAAGATTGCTTATAGAATTTTATAGAATTATGGAAGGAAATTTGCGGTGTATTTTGTCTAAGCTTTTACAATATTGTTATCTTATTGACCCCACATAATGTTTTTACCCATAAATTGagtaaaaaatcttaaattttttaatttttaatgctAAAATAaccacatttattttaaatttagctCTAATTTGATGAAAGTGATGATTTTTATAGgataaaaaagtaatatataaTACGAGACCGATCAAAATTGGTTTCTTGTCCTAAAAGAAGtcgaaaaagaaaggaatcaGAACGGGCAAGATTTTAATCTTTGATCCCACCACCGCTTGAAATGGCGGTTTTCTATCCCTTTTGGCAGAGTAATTCGCGGGCAATTACGGTAGACTCCGAACTGGATCGAATCGGAAAATTCCCAATCGAAGATGATCCAGGCAGAATTGAAATGAACTTGAGATCGGAGTTTGTTAAGCCTCAAGCGACGACCAGAGAGAGGGCGGGGGGAAGAGGAAGTGGGCAAAGCATGTTCAATTCAATGGAACTGGAATCGGAGACTTCCAGGTGAAACATCTAATGGGTATCAACAGAAGCTAGCCTATGGATTCAATGCACTAGTAGGTCGTCGTTAATGATGGTGGTCGTGGGCCGTGGTTTGTTCCCTTGGCCGGTGTAATTCAGTGATTCTTGGGCTACTTTCTAACCTAGGCTTCCGTTGCTGGGGTCTCCCTTCGGCCGCCGGGTCTCGCTATGTGCCTTTCCATGTCGGTGGCTGCTCATGCTCAGAGCTTCTTCGACACGGCTAACGTTGTCACTGGCGTTCGGAATTTCCCTAGTGGGAAGGTAAATCTTCCCCGAGTTTGAAATTCAATTAACATGATTATGggtaatttatttatcttgaATACGTAATTAGGGCATTCAGCCCTAATTAGTGGTCACTATTGCCAACAATTGCTCCTGAAATATTTGGTGGTACACGCAAATACTATATTCGGTGCCATTATAGTAGCAGGCCCCCtcaaatcttatttatttcctGGTCACTGTTAGCTAAGTAATTGGTGATATGCTGTTAATCTTCCTTTCTTGGATTGTTGTAGGCCGATTATGTTTGAATTCTGGAGGACAAGCAATATTATGTGTTAGCATACCTGCAGAGGTAGGCATATATGCATAATCATCTATATTTAAGGAGGAAATGATTGAATTATAGTTcttcttgtggagtgatttggTCTGGCTTAGAGATGAAAGCGCCATTACATTAGATCGCATTGATAGTAAAAACTGAGATTGACatgaacacacacacactcaTGTTCAAGTGACATCTTGAAGGACGATAAGGTTCTGATAAATTTCTACAGAAAATCCTGTATCTGTTGtgcattttgtattttgttccATTTATGGACGTGTGAGAGCTGCTTTGTTTAATTTAGGTGGACGATTTCATCTTTCCACCTCACTTTGGTTTAAATGTATGACCGAAAACTTTGTGCAAAATTTAGAAGTTGTGTAGGTTGTATAATGAACATTACAAAACTCGAACTCAATCTCAAAGAAAACTCGAGTCTCATTCCTTTCTTCCAAGTGGGATTCAGCATCACTGGTCCACTGCTTTAAGTAGTTTTTGCAGGGTCTTGTGTGAATCTGCAAATTGAAGCTCTAGCACTAGTGCCTCCTGTTCTTCCAACCTGCAATTATGCCTATCATACTCATCTATAGATTCATCAGCCAATTACTTTGGCAACTGAAATTTGCTTCTAATATATCATGCTTATAGAATTTTTTGTGTACACGATTGTAATACGAGAGACTACACCTTTATCGCGTCTGAGCCAATTTGTTTGTCAGTTCTCTTTAACTTTATAGACAGTAGAGTTTTCTAAGATGTTCACAAGGGGTGGGGATTCTGAGGAGGGATCCAGTAATTGGAAATGTCGAGTTATTCATGATTTAACTTGATACTACGGAGTTATCCATTTTCAAAATGATTATCGACCCGTTGCTGGAAGCTGGATAGATTTC carries:
- the LOC111779750 gene encoding uncharacterized protein LOC111779750 encodes the protein MEASGFMASKWIATAFAIWIQCSCGAATFSIYSSALKSSQGYDQSTLGTVSVFKDIGTNAGIISGFLCSAVTSTFPRRPFVGPWMVYAAGAVQCFLGYIFMWAAVSGLIDRPSVPVMCFFMLLASHAQTFFSTANVVTGVHNFKNYSGTIVGIMKGYLGLSGALVIQVYNTICNGEPSNFLLLLAVLPTLLSIMFMWFIRIDRTESKNERKHLDSLSAHAVIVAFYLMAVIILDNTFSLPSSTRSFTFSILLILLSAPLGIAINARREDLKGTEKTHVLNKSKSVDTEDLVEYHELPRDDGQIMAVASSSTPQAMNVLEALCTINFWLLFTAMVCGMGSGLATINNMTQLGQSLGYTVTETKTFVSLWSIWNFLGRFGAGYASDYLLHSYGCARPLLMAITLLIMSGGHLVIASSFSGNLYVGSTLVGICYGSQWSLMPSITSDIFGIEHMGTIFNAIATASPLGSYVFSVKVIGYIYDREAAGEHGSCSGTHCFAVSFLVMAVVAFVGFLVAAALFFRTRRFYALQSRAERLS